From Virgibacillus natechei, the proteins below share one genomic window:
- a CDS encoding stage V sporulation protein D, with protein sequence MKRVSTFIVKKRIVIVFLFGLLIMGIMVFRLGYVQFVLGDELMEKADESWSRDITFEADRGTILDRNDEVLAENVSAPSVMVVPRQIEDPESTAESLAGILDLSVEEAYAYLTENQNIVSIHPEGRKIDEDQEGALRTLNIDGVYLAKDSKRHYPDGDNLSHVLGFTGIDNQGLMGLELYYDDNLKGEQGSLSYYSDAKGHRLDELADNYTSPVDGLNLKTTVDSKVQTIIERELDLAVSKYNPDGALAIAVNPKTGGVLGMSTRPNFSPENYQEVDASIFDRNLPIWSTYEPGSTFKIITLAAALEEGVVDLEEDTFDDDGAISVGGTDLHCWKTGGHGEQTYLEVVQNSCNPGFVNLGQELGTERLFTYIDNFGFGEETGIDLQGEGNGILFNPENVGPLELGTTSFGQGVSVTPIQQIMAVAASVNGGYLYEPHIAQEWVDPITEETVERMEPNLKDRVLSESTSEEIRHALESVVAQGTGRPAYVDGYRVGGKTGTAQKVGPDGTYMENNYVVSFMGFAPADDPEIVVYLAVDNPKDTIQFGGVVAAPIVGTVIGDSLRALDVEPRTSGLDKDYQWPEQPRVEVPDLVGLSTGDLAEFMTNLSIETSGSGDHIIDQAPSPGSHVEEGSTMRIYLSDEEN encoded by the coding sequence ATGAAACGTGTATCTACTTTTATAGTAAAAAAACGAATAGTCATTGTTTTTCTTTTTGGGTTACTAATTATGGGTATAATGGTGTTTCGATTGGGGTATGTTCAATTTGTTCTTGGTGATGAACTAATGGAAAAAGCAGATGAATCTTGGAGTAGGGATATAACCTTTGAAGCAGATCGAGGGACCATTTTGGACCGAAATGATGAGGTATTAGCAGAAAATGTTTCTGCGCCCTCTGTTATGGTTGTACCTCGACAAATTGAAGATCCAGAAAGTACTGCTGAAAGTTTAGCTGGCATTTTGGATTTGTCAGTTGAGGAAGCTTATGCGTACCTTACAGAAAATCAAAATATCGTATCCATACACCCAGAGGGTAGAAAAATTGACGAGGATCAAGAAGGAGCCCTTCGAACACTTAATATCGATGGCGTTTATCTAGCTAAAGATTCAAAACGCCACTATCCAGATGGCGATAATTTATCACATGTATTAGGTTTTACTGGGATTGATAATCAGGGTTTGATGGGGTTAGAGTTATATTATGATGATAACTTAAAAGGCGAGCAAGGTAGCCTTTCCTACTATTCAGATGCAAAGGGACATCGGTTAGATGAGCTTGCAGACAATTATACCTCTCCAGTTGATGGATTGAATTTAAAGACGACTGTCGATTCAAAAGTACAAACTATTATAGAGCGTGAATTGGACTTAGCTGTATCTAAATATAATCCGGATGGTGCTCTGGCAATTGCTGTAAACCCAAAAACAGGAGGAGTTCTGGGAATGTCAACCAGACCAAATTTTAGTCCAGAAAATTATCAAGAAGTGGATGCTTCTATTTTCGACCGGAATTTGCCGATTTGGAGTACGTATGAACCAGGATCAACTTTTAAAATAATTACGTTAGCTGCAGCCCTGGAAGAAGGTGTTGTAGATTTAGAAGAAGACACCTTTGATGATGACGGAGCTATATCTGTAGGGGGAACGGATCTACATTGCTGGAAAACTGGTGGACACGGTGAACAAACGTACCTTGAAGTCGTACAGAATTCCTGTAACCCAGGATTTGTTAATCTTGGACAAGAATTAGGAACGGAACGGTTATTTACGTACATTGATAATTTTGGATTTGGGGAAGAAACAGGAATTGATTTGCAAGGAGAAGGCAATGGGATTCTTTTTAATCCAGAAAACGTTGGCCCACTAGAATTAGGTACAACATCTTTTGGTCAAGGAGTCTCTGTTACACCTATTCAGCAAATTATGGCGGTAGCTGCAAGTGTGAATGGTGGCTACTTGTATGAACCTCATATTGCTCAGGAATGGGTGGATCCGATTACGGAAGAAACGGTAGAAAGAATGGAACCGAATCTAAAAGATAGAGTCCTCTCAGAATCCACATCTGAAGAAATCCGTCATGCATTGGAAAGTGTTGTTGCACAAGGGACAGGCAGACCTGCATATGTTGATGGATATAGAGTTGGTGGAAAAACGGGAACAGCACAAAAAGTAGGTCCTGATGGAACCTATATGGAAAATAATTATGTTGTTTCATTTATGGGATTTGCCCCTGCTGATGATCCAGAAATAGTTGTATACCTTGCTGTAGATAATCCAAAAGATACAATACAATTCGGTGGAGTAGTGGCAGCCCCGATCGTTGGAACCGTGATTGGAGACAGTTTGCGTGCATTAGACGTCGAACCACGTACAAGTGGTCTAGATAAAGACTACCAATGGCCAGAACAACCGAGAGTTGAAGTTCCTGATCTAGTTGGTTTATCTACAGGTGATTTAGCTGAATTCATGACAAATTTATCAATTGAGACAAGTGGATCAGGTGATCATATTATCGATCAAGCGCCAAGTCCAGGATCACACGTTGAAGAGGGGTCGACAATGAGAATTTATTTATCCGATGAAGAAAATTAA
- a CDS encoding penicillin-binding protein, whose amino-acid sequence MRKNKQTHLMAGILIVFFAGVFLILTGRFMYIQATGEINDVSLEEWADQKRTTSHTLDSERGGIFDNNGMTLAYDRPTFRIYAVVDESYSNDLEEPVHVDDHQQAAQELAPILEMEESDILSRLQNGAENEQFQVEFGSAGNGLSQQERDDIVDLDLSGINFEKEAVRYYPNGVFASHIIGFARDSETETDDGEIIREISGEAGIENEMDDILSGQDGYISYQRDRFNNKLVDPNEVIQQPEDGNNVYLTIDQKIQTLLEDTLSQVEEDYNPESMTAVVMDPNTGEVIAMSNRPSYNPNDPSDVKNWYNDVISNPFEPGSTVKMFTWAAAIEEGVYNGDEEFSSGSYRANEQLDPIHDHNNGDGWGSISYDEGFIRSSNVATAKLLWEKMGAETYLEYIEAFDLDKETGIDLPGEVAGDVLYNWPLEKITTSFGQGSTMTPIQQMKAATAIANDGEMLQPYVIQSIVDSSTGDVIEEKSPHVVGDPISADTSEEVRRLLDAAVNSENATGAKYSLDDYTVGGKTGTAQIPGSDGTYQTGRENLAFSFLGMAPIDDPEMMMYVSVKQPELASTDVGSDPVAFIFNNVMENSLHYLNIEPDKGVDSSVEQVEIPGLVGKDSSNAEQTLIDLGLRVATIGSGEIVAANVEEGDEILPNDRVILVTDEPTMPDVTGWSLRDVMELANLLQLEVEAFGHGYVDTQSMEEDTPIDEGDYLGVELILPGENNTEEEITDHEESEQSDAPEDESLDTE is encoded by the coding sequence ATGAGAAAAAATAAACAAACTCACCTCATGGCTGGAATTCTAATTGTATTCTTTGCAGGAGTCTTTTTGATACTAACAGGTCGTTTCATGTATATACAGGCAACGGGGGAAATCAATGATGTTTCATTAGAAGAATGGGCAGATCAAAAACGGACAACTTCCCATACGTTAGATTCCGAACGTGGTGGGATTTTTGATAATAATGGAATGACACTAGCTTACGATCGGCCAACATTTCGGATATATGCAGTTGTAGATGAGTCCTATTCCAATGATTTAGAAGAACCGGTGCACGTTGATGACCATCAACAAGCTGCACAGGAATTGGCACCTATATTAGAGATGGAAGAAAGTGATATTTTAAGTCGACTTCAAAATGGAGCGGAAAACGAACAATTCCAGGTCGAATTTGGTAGCGCAGGAAATGGTCTTTCGCAACAAGAAAGAGATGACATAGTAGATTTGGATCTATCAGGCATAAACTTTGAAAAAGAAGCGGTTCGTTATTACCCAAATGGTGTATTCGCCTCCCATATAATTGGATTTGCCAGAGATTCGGAAACGGAAACGGATGATGGTGAAATAATAAGGGAAATATCTGGTGAAGCTGGTATAGAAAATGAAATGGACGATATATTAAGCGGGCAGGATGGCTATATATCCTACCAACGTGATAGGTTTAACAATAAACTAGTGGATCCAAATGAAGTCATTCAACAGCCTGAAGATGGAAATAATGTATATTTAACGATTGACCAAAAGATCCAGACCTTATTGGAAGACACATTATCCCAAGTAGAGGAAGATTATAATCCAGAAAGTATGACTGCAGTTGTGATGGATCCAAATACAGGTGAAGTTATAGCGATGAGTAATAGACCAAGTTATAATCCTAATGATCCTTCTGATGTGAAAAACTGGTATAATGATGTCATCTCCAATCCATTCGAACCTGGATCCACTGTTAAAATGTTCACATGGGCAGCTGCGATAGAAGAAGGAGTCTATAATGGAGATGAAGAATTTAGCTCCGGAAGTTACCGTGCGAACGAACAATTAGACCCCATTCATGATCATAATAACGGGGATGGTTGGGGATCCATTTCATACGATGAAGGATTTATTCGATCATCGAATGTTGCCACAGCTAAGTTATTATGGGAAAAGATGGGGGCTGAAACGTACTTAGAGTATATAGAAGCGTTTGACCTGGATAAAGAAACAGGAATTGATTTACCAGGGGAAGTAGCTGGTGATGTTTTATATAACTGGCCACTGGAGAAAATAACAACCTCTTTCGGACAAGGTAGTACAATGACGCCTATCCAGCAAATGAAAGCTGCTACAGCAATTGCAAATGATGGTGAAATGTTACAACCATATGTGATTCAGTCAATTGTTGACTCGTCAACAGGAGATGTTATCGAAGAGAAATCGCCACATGTAGTTGGTGATCCAATTTCAGCGGATACTTCAGAGGAGGTTAGAAGACTACTTGATGCTGCGGTTAATTCAGAAAATGCAACAGGAGCGAAATATAGCTTAGATGATTATACAGTTGGTGGAAAGACAGGTACAGCACAAATTCCAGGTTCAGATGGAACTTACCAAACTGGTCGTGAAAATCTTGCCTTTTCATTTTTAGGAATGGCTCCAATAGATGACCCTGAAATGATGATGTATGTATCAGTTAAGCAACCAGAACTCGCGAGCACGGATGTTGGATCAGATCCTGTTGCGTTTATATTTAATAATGTCATGGAAAATAGCTTACATTATTTAAATATAGAACCTGATAAAGGTGTAGATTCTTCAGTCGAGCAAGTTGAAATACCAGGTCTTGTGGGTAAAGATTCCTCTAACGCCGAACAAACATTGATTGATCTTGGTTTAAGGGTTGCAACGATTGGTTCAGGTGAAATAGTTGCTGCTAATGTAGAAGAAGGTGATGAAATACTCCCTAATGACCGCGTTATATTAGTTACAGACGAACCCACAATGCCAGATGTAACTGGCTGGTCGTTACGGGATGTAATGGAACTGGCAAATTTACTACAACTAGAGGTCGAAGCGTTTGGACATGGCTATGTTGATACACAAAGTATGGAAGAGGATACTCCTATAGATGAAGGTGACTATCTAGGTGTGGAATTAATACTTCCAGGTGAGAATAATACCGAAGAAGAAATAACGGACCATGAAGAATCCGAACAAAGTGATGCTCCCGAAGATGAATCACTTGATACAGAATAA